The Thermothielavioides terrestris NRRL 8126 chromosome 2, complete sequence genome includes a region encoding these proteins:
- a CDS encoding glycosyltransferase family 2 protein (CAZy_ID 269738) → MIVTLPLPSQISRVWPPAMVSFLQWFAFWTFAGLLSIPWLFCVYQIVTHQLGRTKRIKQVLDEVSAPKVVIVMPCYKEEPEVLVTAINSVVDCDYPPSCIHVFLSFDGDQEDELYLNTIEKLGVPLTLESYPKSIDVTYKAARITVSRFPHGGKRHCQKMTFKLIDKVYHEYLRRNDNLFILFIDSDCILDRVCLQNFVYDMELSPGNRRDMLAMTGVITSTTRKHSLITLLQDMEYIHGQLFERTVESGCGAVTCLPGALTMLRFSAFRRMAKYYFADKAEQCEDLFDFAKSHLGEDRWLTHLFMIGAKKRYQIQMCTSAFCKTEAVQTMRSLIKQRRRWFLGFITNEVCMLTDWRLWKRYPILVMVRFMQNTIRTTALLFFIMVLALITTTKKISDLPVGFIAISLGLNWLMMIYFGAKLRRFKIWLYPMMFVLNPFFNWYYMVYGIFTAGQRTWGGPRADAAAADAHTTAQQAIEQAEKTGDELNIVPESFIPAAQEREELSQAGSQEAGKKRKKSSSSSASRSRSLLQPPDRVVGKFAPPERTASGWYQHPDDSVASIGAALGKRSMPMTTPIIPGIGGGGGGGGATATTTLLGAHRRDSFDSALSAHTGILSVYMPQRVESIMGEEDRRKYELAQASQLRQFMSSSRVFQGPPPGHVYEVPEAELRRAAGRPSPSSLQGRASSYESEGHSEGSSSADLLSGGGISGGGGGGRQAQGLAPPPPPPKPSAGARAGRSPLSRASWTRPVSRDEVELEMEASLADTPGSSPRLGQGQAQGQRGSSGRGRVI, encoded by the exons ATGATTGTGACTCTACCGCTCCCCAGCCAGATTTCCCGTGTTTGGCCGCCCGCCATGGTCTCGTTCCTCCAGTGGTTTGCCTTCTGGACCTTTGCCGGGCTCTTGTCCATCCCCTGGCTCTTTTGCGTCTACCAGATCGTCACACACCAGCTCGGACGGACGAAGCGCATCAAGCAGGTCCTCGACGAAGTGTCAGCCCCGAAGGTCGTCATTGTGATGCCTTGTTACAAGGAGGAGCCCGAGGTCCTTGTTACTGCCATTAATTCCGTCGTCGACTGCGATTACCCGCCGTCTTGCATCCACGTCTTCCTCTCCTTCGATGGCGACCAGGAAGACGAGCTCTACCTCAACACCATCGAAAAGCTTGGGGTCCCCCTTACGCTCGAATCGTACCCCAAGAGCATCGACGTGACGTACAAGGCCGCCCGGATTACTGTCTCGAGGTTCCCCCACGGCGGCAAGAGACACTGCCAGAAGATGACTTTCAAGCTCATCGACAAAGTCTACCACGAGTATCTCCGGCGAAACGACAATCTCTTCATTCTCTTCATCGACTCCGACTGCATCCTGGACAGGGTCTGTCTGCAAAACTTTGTTTACGACATGGAGCTGAGCCCCGGCAACCGGCGAGACATGCTGGCCATGACGGGCGTCATCACGTCGACGACCAGGAAACACAGCCTCATCACGCTCCTGCAGGACATGGAGTACATCCACGGCCAGCTGTTCGAGCGGACGGTGGAATCGGGCTGCGGTGCCGTCACCTGCCTCCCTGGCGCCCTGACGATGCTGCGCTTCTCAGCTTTCCGGCGCATGGCCAAATACTACTTCGCCGACAAGGCGGAGCAGTGCGAGGATCTCTTCGATTTTGCCAAGAGCCATCTGGGCGAGGACCGCTGGCTGACGCACCTGTTTATGATCGGTGCAAAGAAGCGGTACCAGATCCAGATGTGCACCTCGGCGTTCTGCAAGACCGAGGCCGTGCAGACGATGCGCTCGCTCATCAaacagcgccgccgctggttCCTGGGATTCATCACCAACGAGGTCTGCATGCTGACGGATTGGCGGCTGTGGAAGCGATACCCGATTCTGGTGATGGTCCGGTTTATGCAAAACACCATCCGCACGACGGCCTTGCTCTTCTTCATCATGGTCCTGGCGCTGATCACGACGACCAAGAAAATCAGCGACCTTCCTGTGGGCTTCATCGCCATCTCCCTAGGCCTGAACTGGCTGATGATGATCTACTTCGGAGCAAAGCTGCGGCGCTTCAAGATTTGGCTGTATCCCATGATGTTCGTGCTCAACCCGTTCTTCAACTGGTACTACATGGTCTACGGCATCTTCACGGCCGGCCAGCGCACCTGGGGCGGGCCCCGTGCGgatgcggccgcggccgacgcgcaCACGACGGCCCAACAAGCGATCGAGCAGGCGGAAAAGACAGGCGACGAGCTCAACATCGTGCCGGAGTCTTTCATCCCCGCGGCGCAGGAAAGGGAGGAACTATCCCAAGCGGGCAGCCAGGAGGCCGgcaagaagaggaagaagagcagcagcagcagcgccagccgctcCCGCAGCCTCCTGCAGCCGCCCGACAGGGTGGTCGGCAAGTTTGCCCCGCCCGAGCGGACGGCCAGCGGGTGGTACCAGCACCCGGACGACTCGGTGGCCAGCatcggcgcggcgctgggcaAGCGCAGCATGCCGATGACAACCCCGATCATCcccggcatcggcggcggcggcggcggcggcggcgcaacAGCAACGACCACGCTCCTGGGCGCCCACCGGCGCGACTCGTTCGACAGCGCGCTGTCGGCCCACACGGGCATCCTGTCGGTGTACATGCCGCAGCGGGTCGAGAGCATCAtgggcgaggaggaccgGCGCAAGTACGAGCTCGCGCAGGCCAGCCAGCTGCGCCAGTTCATGAGCAGCTCGCGCGTGTTCcagggcccgccgcccggccaCGTGTACGAGGTgcccgaggcggagctccGACGGGCCGCCGG CAGGCCGTCGCCTTCTTCGTTGCAGGGCAGGGCGTCGAGTTATGAGAGCGAGGGTCACTCGGAGGGGTCTTCTTCGGCGGATTTGTTGTCGGGCGGTGGTAttagtggtggtggtggtggtgggagaCAGGCTCAGGGGCttgctccgccgccgccgccgccgaagcccagTGCCGGAGCGCGGGCCGGGAGGAGTCCGCTCAGCAGAGCGAGTTGGACCCGGCCGGTGTCAAGagacgaggtcgagctggAGATGGAAGCGTCGTTGGCGGATACTCCGGGTTCATCGCCGCGGCTGGGACAAGGCCAGGCCCAGGGGCAGAGGGGAAGCAGCGGTAGGGGGAGGGTCATCTGA